In Leptospira brenneri, one DNA window encodes the following:
- a CDS encoding HAD family hydrolase — protein sequence MTNLTKNSWTDEIFDRLTTIIPKAPGIACFDFDNTLIRNDFGEKIMEELLHDGLVYVKKDLSDFFRDKETWKDHSKLNPTEKERLVWEEYTYQLKEYGIEIGYRWTSFIFQGMNKNEYFEVSRKAWERVSVPDRDSGVFPQVEMKDLIAYLYHHRWTVYIVTASPEPGIAAVAHLFPVKESNVIGMRQELGGDGKFSHQLIEPYTYGEGKVKAIEERIGVDPDLVFGDSFNDYPMLCRAKQMAVGINRDNPEFAAACAAKGIYVQPYFTFPPVLA from the coding sequence GTGACTAACCTGACAAAGAACAGTTGGACGGACGAAATTTTCGACCGTCTGACCACCATCATACCAAAAGCACCAGGCATCGCCTGTTTTGATTTCGATAACACCCTCATCCGTAATGACTTTGGAGAGAAAATCATGGAAGAACTTCTCCATGATGGACTTGTTTATGTAAAAAAAGATCTCTCTGATTTTTTTCGCGATAAAGAAACCTGGAAAGACCATTCCAAACTAAATCCTACAGAAAAAGAACGATTGGTCTGGGAAGAATACACTTACCAATTGAAAGAATACGGAATTGAAATTGGATACCGATGGACAAGTTTCATTTTTCAAGGAATGAACAAAAACGAATACTTCGAAGTTTCAAGAAAGGCATGGGAAAGAGTCAGTGTTCCTGACCGAGATTCCGGTGTGTTTCCGCAGGTAGAAATGAAAGACCTGATCGCTTATTTATACCACCACCGTTGGACAGTTTACATTGTCACAGCATCTCCTGAACCTGGAATCGCTGCTGTTGCCCATCTTTTCCCTGTCAAAGAATCCAATGTCATTGGCATGAGACAAGAATTAGGTGGAGATGGGAAATTTTCTCATCAGTTAATTGAACCTTATACTTACGGTGAAGGAAAAGTAAAAGCCATCGAAGAAAGAATTGGGGTCGATCCAGATCTTGTTTTTGGAGATTCTTTTAATGACTACCCTATGCTTTGCCGTGCGAAACAAATGGCCGTAGGAATCAACCGTGACAATCCAGAGTTTGCTGCTGCTTGTGCCGCCAAAGGGATTTACGTCCAACCCTATTTTACCTTTCCCCCAGTACTCGCATGA
- a CDS encoding M23 family metallopeptidase: protein MKRNRSYYIVLVLILFVVTYSAYAAYQKQKNGPVFLDNHVFQRYNEQWGLWVDLTAEKKSLLEKASEFGILAQEVMEINQLKESDLGRLKRPIFFPYSAEYMRGLQEKELFRETVESPIDQFIWPVLPNHKSRISSRIGRRWNTWHTGLDIAIPKNSIVLAAADGVVEESGRSGDYGLAVKIYHHDMNHFHTVYGHNQELLVKPGDVVRKGQIIAFSGNTGKSTGPHVHFEVRFHNVYLNPENFLTPYEEGVATSIVGFAD from the coding sequence TCAGCCTATGCGGCCTACCAAAAGCAAAAAAATGGTCCTGTTTTTTTGGACAACCACGTCTTCCAACGTTATAACGAGCAGTGGGGTCTCTGGGTAGATCTAACTGCAGAGAAAAAAAGCCTTCTTGAGAAAGCCTCTGAGTTTGGAATCCTCGCCCAAGAAGTGATGGAGATCAACCAACTGAAGGAGTCGGATTTAGGACGCCTAAAACGCCCCATTTTTTTCCCCTACTCCGCCGAATACATGCGAGGACTCCAAGAAAAGGAACTCTTCCGTGAAACGGTAGAGTCACCGATCGACCAATTCATTTGGCCTGTCCTCCCCAATCACAAATCTAGAATTTCTTCTCGGATCGGAAGGCGATGGAATACCTGGCATACAGGTCTCGACATTGCCATCCCTAAAAATTCCATTGTCCTTGCTGCCGCTGACGGAGTGGTCGAAGAATCAGGTCGGAGTGGTGACTACGGTCTTGCAGTCAAAATCTACCACCATGACATGAACCATTTCCATACGGTTTATGGACACAACCAAGAGTTACTGGTAAAACCAGGTGATGTGGTTCGCAAAGGACAAATCATTGCCTTCTCTGGCAATACTGGAAAGTCCACTGGACCCCATGTCCATTTTGAAGTCCGATTCCATAATGTGTATCTCAATCCAGAAAACTTTCTCACTCCCTACGAAGAAGGAGTTGCCACAAGCATCGTTGGATTTGCAGACTAA
- a CDS encoding helix-turn-helix domain-containing protein, whose product MVSKVEQPSDGIDQLISESGDYITDVVKENLKLIRHTKGFSLDKLANRCGVSRAMLSQIEQGKSVPTISVLWKIANGLNVPFSELLKEKNQDGIHVLKSENSKVLYSNSKVFASRALFPFLGNRKTEFYELILKPGGLEVAEPHKTGTTENLVVVSGKLRLRVGEKVVELEPKDSVFFKADVSHEYSNPTDQETLMYLVMDYTDEIG is encoded by the coding sequence ATGGTAAGTAAAGTAGAGCAACCGAGTGACGGAATAGACCAATTGATTTCAGAATCTGGCGATTATATAACAGATGTCGTCAAAGAAAACCTGAAACTCATCCGCCATACAAAAGGTTTTTCTTTGGACAAACTCGCAAACCGATGTGGTGTGAGCCGTGCGATGTTATCGCAGATCGAACAAGGGAAGTCTGTTCCCACAATTTCTGTTTTGTGGAAAATTGCAAACGGACTCAATGTTCCTTTTTCAGAACTTTTAAAAGAAAAGAACCAAGATGGAATCCATGTTCTAAAGTCTGAGAACTCTAAAGTTCTGTATTCCAATTCTAAGGTTTTTGCAAGTCGCGCCCTTTTCCCATTTCTCGGAAACCGTAAAACAGAATTTTATGAACTTATACTAAAACCCGGTGGACTCGAAGTTGCAGAACCACACAAAACAGGAACTACTGAAAACCTGGTTGTAGTCTCCGGCAAACTAAGGTTACGTGTAGGTGAAAAAGTTGTCGAACTAGAACCGAAAGATTCGGTATTTTTTAAAGCAGATGTTTCGCACGAATATTCCAACCCAACAGACCAAGAAACACTCATGTATCTTGTTATGGATTATACGGACGAAATAGGTTAA
- the rsmI gene encoding 16S rRNA (cytidine(1402)-2'-O)-methyltransferase, whose amino-acid sequence MNRLYLVSNSIGNDEDIPPRTKTLLEEADWILGEEQRTTSTLLKRLGITKPFDLLNEHTSRKEMDEIGMKLATTKRTCLISDSGSPGLEDPGKWLVPLAWEMGVDVRSAPGPTALIAALTSSGFATSPFLFLGFLPREEKERERTLKQYIGLGITIAFYETPYRAKHCLETLAKILPGDRQIFLALGISMANETSFRGTAKEIQKKFPQGLKLPPVFVIEEKKERTKR is encoded by the coding sequence ATGAACCGACTTTATTTAGTATCCAATTCCATAGGAAATGACGAGGACATCCCTCCTCGCACCAAAACCTTGTTAGAGGAAGCTGATTGGATCCTTGGGGAAGAACAGAGAACCACTTCGACTCTATTAAAAAGATTGGGAATCACAAAACCCTTTGATCTTCTCAACGAACACACTTCCCGAAAGGAAATGGATGAGATCGGAATGAAACTGGCGACGACCAAAAGAACCTGCCTCATTTCTGATTCGGGAAGCCCGGGGTTAGAAGATCCAGGCAAATGGCTTGTCCCTCTGGCTTGGGAGATGGGAGTGGATGTTCGCTCCGCACCTGGGCCGACTGCTCTCATTGCTGCCCTTACAAGTTCTGGGTTTGCCACTTCCCCTTTTCTCTTTTTGGGATTTTTACCGAGAGAGGAAAAAGAAAGAGAACGAACTCTGAAACAATACATCGGTCTCGGGATCACCATTGCTTTTTATGAAACACCATACCGGGCCAAACATTGCCTAGAAACCTTGGCCAAAATCTTACCGGGGGATCGACAGATTTTTCTAGCCTTGGGAATTTCCATGGCAAATGAAACAAGTTTTCGCGGAACCGCAAAAGAGATCCAAAAGAAGTTTCCCCAAGGCCTGAAACTCCCTCCCGTCTTTGTGATTGAAGAGAAAAAAGAAAGGACGAAGCGATAG